One stretch of Marinobacterium iners DNA includes these proteins:
- a CDS encoding heme lyase CcmF/NrfE family subunit, which produces MFPELGEYALILALCLSVLLTVVPMVGATRGNALWMGFARPLSKGMFLFTLFSFLCLGWAFLDNDFSVVYVANNSNTALPWYYRLSAVWGGHEGSLLLWALILSGWTVAVAIKSRDLPPDIIARVLAVMGLISVGFYLFILFTSSPFERYLPGFPQEGADLNPLLQDFGLIVHPPMLYMGYVGFAVSFAFAIAALLSGRLDAAWARWSRPWTSVAWAFLTLGIALGSWWAYYELGWGGWWFWDPVENASLMPWLVGTALMHSLAVTEKRGVFKSWTVLLAIFTFSLSLLGTFLVRSGVLTSVHAFASDPERGLFILIMLAIVIGGSLLLYALRAGQMKSESSFGLMSRESMLLVNNVLLVVVCAMVLLGTIYPLIVDALGLGKLSVGPPYFNALFNPLMAILMLAMGVGAVSRWKQTSMSMMVQQLWLPGVLALVLGAGSAWLYAGELKPWVVLGLVLSWWVVLAGLRDLYNRLRHRREKLKGLSKQTRSYYGMVLAHVGVAVTVVGVSLVSVYTEQRDLRMQPGDTLSFRDYTFVFEGSKHVEGPNFTSDQGQIRVLHKGEPYGFMKPEKRLYTARGNVMTEAAIDPGFTRDLYVALGEPLENGAWAVRMQYKPYVRWLWLGGLLMTAGGLLAASDPRYRKRLRPAAALAEA; this is translated from the coding sequence ATCTTTCCCGAACTGGGTGAATATGCACTGATTCTTGCACTGTGCCTGTCAGTATTGTTGACCGTGGTGCCGATGGTCGGCGCGACCCGCGGTAATGCTCTCTGGATGGGATTTGCCCGCCCTCTGAGCAAGGGTATGTTTCTGTTCACGCTGTTCAGCTTTTTGTGTCTGGGCTGGGCCTTTCTGGATAATGACTTCTCCGTTGTCTATGTAGCTAACAACTCCAATACGGCGCTGCCCTGGTATTATCGTCTTAGCGCCGTCTGGGGTGGCCATGAAGGCTCCCTGCTGCTGTGGGCGCTGATTCTTTCGGGCTGGACCGTAGCCGTAGCGATAAAAAGCCGCGACCTTCCACCGGACATCATTGCCCGCGTGCTGGCGGTAATGGGGTTGATATCGGTCGGTTTTTATCTGTTTATCCTGTTTACTTCCAGCCCGTTTGAACGCTATCTGCCTGGTTTTCCGCAGGAAGGTGCAGACCTTAATCCTCTGCTGCAGGATTTTGGCCTTATCGTCCATCCGCCCATGCTGTATATGGGTTATGTGGGCTTTGCGGTTTCCTTCGCTTTTGCCATTGCGGCCCTGCTCAGTGGGCGGCTTGATGCGGCATGGGCGCGCTGGTCACGTCCCTGGACGTCCGTTGCCTGGGCTTTTCTGACCCTTGGTATCGCTCTGGGCAGCTGGTGGGCCTACTACGAGCTAGGCTGGGGAGGCTGGTGGTTCTGGGATCCGGTTGAAAACGCATCCCTCATGCCGTGGCTGGTGGGTACCGCACTGATGCACAGCCTGGCCGTGACCGAAAAACGCGGTGTATTCAAAAGCTGGACCGTACTGCTTGCGATCTTCACCTTCTCGTTGAGTCTGCTGGGTACCTTCCTTGTACGCTCCGGTGTACTGACATCGGTACATGCTTTTGCTTCCGACCCTGAGCGTGGACTGTTCATTCTGATTATGCTGGCGATTGTCATTGGCGGCTCGCTCTTGTTGTATGCACTGCGTGCCGGTCAGATGAAGAGTGAATCAAGCTTTGGCCTGATGTCCCGTGAAAGCATGCTGCTGGTCAATAACGTACTGCTGGTTGTTGTCTGTGCAATGGTACTGCTGGGTACAATCTACCCGTTGATCGTTGATGCACTGGGGTTGGGCAAACTGTCTGTTGGGCCCCCCTATTTCAATGCTTTGTTCAACCCCTTGATGGCGATCCTGATGCTGGCGATGGGGGTCGGCGCCGTCAGCCGCTGGAAGCAGACATCCATGTCAATGATGGTGCAGCAGCTCTGGCTGCCGGGTGTGTTGGCGCTGGTGCTGGGAGCGGGCAGTGCCTGGCTCTATGCCGGTGAGTTGAAGCCCTGGGTAGTGCTGGGGCTGGTGCTGTCCTGGTGGGTAGTGCTGGCCGGCTTGCGTGATCTGTACAACCGCCTGCGTCACCGCCGCGAGAAGCTGAAGGGCTTGTCGAAGCAGACTCGCAGCTACTACGGCATGGTGCTGGCGCATGTGGGAGTGGCCGTTACGGTGGTGGGGGTTTCTCTGGTGTCGGTGTACACCGAGCAGCGCGATCTTCGAATGCAGCCGGGTGATACCCTGAGTTTCCGTGATTACACCTTTGTGTTTGAAGGAAGTAAGCACGTGGAAGGCCCTAATTTTACCTCCGACCAGGGGCAGATCAGGGTGCTGCACAAGGGCGAACCCTATGGATTCATGAAGCCTGAGAAACGACTCTATACCGCGCGTGGCAATGTAATGACCGAAGCCGCGATTGATCCCGGGTTTACCCGTGACCTGTATGTGGCCTTGGGCGAGCCGCTCGAAAATGGCGCCTGGGCTGTGCGCATGCAGTACAAGCCCTATGTACGCTGGCTTTGGCTTGGCGGGCTGTTGATGACGGCGGGTGGCCTGTTGGCCGCTTCCGATCCGCGCTACCGTAAGCGTCTGCGCCCGGCAGCGGCGCTGGCTGAAGCATGA
- a CDS encoding DsbE family thiol:disulfide interchange protein has protein sequence MNNRKILVFVPLLVFILLGVFLWVGLYLDPRELPSELAKNKRPVPQFSLPSVTDPERTLTEADLTGEVALLNVWATWCPTCKEEHDFLNMLALEQGVTIYGVNYKDDPAKAREWLRRYKDPYRAVVLDQNGSLGLDLGVYGAPETYVLDAAGRIRYRHVGAVDADVWQTLQQVMASVEQESTQ, from the coding sequence ATGAATAACCGCAAGATTCTGGTTTTTGTTCCACTGCTGGTTTTCATCCTGCTTGGCGTGTTTCTTTGGGTCGGGCTGTATCTTGACCCCCGTGAGCTGCCTTCCGAGCTGGCAAAAAACAAGCGTCCTGTACCGCAGTTCAGTCTGCCGTCGGTCACGGACCCCGAGCGGACTCTGACGGAAGCGGACCTGACCGGTGAAGTCGCCCTGCTCAATGTCTGGGCGACCTGGTGTCCGACCTGCAAGGAGGAACATGATTTCCTGAATATGCTTGCACTGGAGCAGGGTGTGACCATATACGGCGTCAACTACAAGGATGATCCTGCGAAGGCCCGTGAATGGCTGCGCCGCTACAAGGATCCATACAGGGCTGTGGTGCTGGATCAGAATGGCTCACTGGGCCTGGACCTGGGGGTCTACGGTGCACCTGAAACCTATGTGCTGGATGCGGCTGGACGTATTCGTTACCGCCATGTGGGAGCTGTTGATGCCGACGTATGGCAGACCCTGCAACAGGTAATGGCCAGTGTAGAGCAGGAGAGCACACAATGA
- a CDS encoding cytochrome c-type biogenesis protein, which translates to MRVFLLTLLILLPGLSQATIDAYEFSDEQYEKRFHELTGELRCPKCQNQNIADSDAPLAADLRREVYRMLEQGEPNESIIDFMVTRYGEFVLYRPRVNEVTWLLWYGPFVLLGIGVLAVVMISRNRRQHVGSTSGEETSRTRQADGRTDEYAPEPGLDPEEAERLKKLLQRDSDK; encoded by the coding sequence ATGAGGGTATTTTTGCTGACTTTGCTGATCCTGCTGCCTGGTCTGTCTCAGGCAACAATTGATGCTTACGAGTTCAGCGACGAACAGTACGAAAAGCGGTTTCATGAGCTGACCGGCGAGCTGCGTTGTCCCAAGTGCCAGAACCAGAATATTGCGGATTCTGATGCTCCGCTGGCGGCGGACTTGCGACGTGAAGTGTACCGCATGCTGGAACAGGGGGAGCCTAATGAAAGCATCATCGATTTCATGGTGACCCGTTACGGTGAGTTTGTGCTGTACCGCCCAAGGGTCAATGAAGTGACATGGTTGCTGTGGTACGGACCTTTTGTCCTGTTGGGGATCGGTGTGTTGGCGGTTGTGATGATCAGCCGCAATCGCCGCCAGCACGTTGGATCCACCTCTGGAGAGGAAACGAGTCGAACCAGGCAAGCGGACGGACGAACGGACGAGTATGCGCCGGAGCCGGGGCTTGACCCGGAAGAGGCTGAGCGTCTGAAGAAGTTACTGCAACGGGATTCTGATAAATGA
- the ccmI gene encoding c-type cytochrome biogenesis protein CcmI: MSTLWIGIAVLTLVALACVFWPLVRHQQLAKSEATQRQQQNIDIFRERLAELESEREQGTLAAEEFATLKLELERNLLIDAEDVPMQSAPLVRVGQAQLVTVTLLALMIPAAALGLYNHLGRADDLALALNAPVSQGSQGEQMSLEQAIAGLERELAANPDNAQGWYLLANTYMSMGNYAGGAEAFRELLQVLPQDAPQYASVMGQLAQALYFAGETQMTDEVRTQIDATLSIDPTEIAALGLLGIDAFEKQDFNAAIEHWNKALAGAEGQAAESLRSGIERARAELEARGEPVPDIEIEQAALAEVKLQVSLSAELAERAQPDQVVFIYARPIGGRMPLAAARYTVSDLPVEVILDDSMAMMPQARLSLHDQVEVGARISLSGQPQASSGDFESRPLQVSTRQGDEAVTLIIDQVVQ, encoded by the coding sequence ATGAGTACATTGTGGATCGGCATAGCTGTCCTGACACTGGTTGCCCTGGCCTGTGTTTTCTGGCCGCTGGTGCGTCATCAGCAGCTGGCAAAGTCCGAGGCAACTCAACGTCAGCAACAAAACATCGATATTTTCCGTGAGCGACTGGCCGAACTGGAGTCCGAGCGCGAACAAGGAACGTTGGCAGCGGAGGAGTTCGCGACTCTTAAGCTTGAGTTGGAGCGTAACCTGTTGATCGATGCAGAGGATGTGCCGATGCAGAGCGCGCCGCTGGTTCGTGTTGGCCAGGCTCAGCTGGTCACCGTCACCTTGCTGGCGTTGATGATCCCGGCTGCGGCATTGGGGCTTTACAACCATCTGGGGCGTGCAGATGACCTGGCCCTTGCACTCAATGCGCCGGTCAGCCAAGGCTCTCAAGGTGAACAGATGAGTCTTGAGCAGGCTATTGCCGGGCTGGAGCGTGAGCTGGCGGCAAATCCGGATAACGCGCAAGGCTGGTACCTGTTGGCCAATACCTATATGAGCATGGGCAACTATGCCGGTGGTGCAGAGGCGTTCCGCGAACTGCTTCAGGTGCTGCCACAGGATGCCCCGCAATACGCCAGCGTAATGGGGCAGTTGGCACAGGCACTCTACTTTGCCGGTGAAACACAGATGACGGATGAGGTGCGCACTCAGATTGATGCAACGCTGAGTATTGATCCGACCGAAATTGCGGCGCTGGGGTTGCTCGGTATTGATGCCTTTGAAAAACAGGACTTCAATGCAGCCATAGAGCACTGGAACAAGGCACTGGCCGGTGCCGAAGGACAGGCCGCTGAGTCACTGCGCAGCGGGATTGAGCGAGCAAGAGCTGAGCTGGAAGCGAGAGGGGAGCCGGTCCCGGATATAGAAATAGAACAGGCTGCGCTGGCTGAGGTAAAACTGCAGGTATCACTGTCAGCCGAACTTGCGGAGCGGGCGCAGCCTGATCAGGTCGTGTTCATCTATGCACGACCGATAGGTGGTCGCATGCCGCTCGCAGCGGCACGCTATACAGTATCGGACTTACCAGTGGAGGTGATTCTGGATGACAGTATGGCGATGATGCCACAGGCACGCCTGTCACTGCATGATCAGGTTGAAGTGGGGGCCCGGATCAGCCTTTCCGGGCAACCGCAGGCCAGCAGTGGTGATTTCGAAAGCCGTCCGTTGCAGGTTTCTACTCGTCAGGGTGACGAGGCAGTTACACTGATCATCGACCAGGTGGTACAGTAA
- the zipA gene encoding cell division protein ZipA — MDISLREWLIIGGILIVVLILIDGWRRVSANRNRLRLEIDRTLSELGEAEPSQHNPELPNGGARRRSQESVRETPTQKPAAAKPERAATTPPQPVRREPVFNESITSKPAKQPSNATAVQAELSEMDPLFDDIPADTETGRARPVRNRKKSTAENDSTPAPVQQTIDDDPELLRAVEQGELQGGSLDFNTDTAHEESQISTSLNDRMELDFEQPIPILFDKVPSPDAADLPDDTLAAYKRSLNEQPEPSPRQRIENDPLQGLTATELPAEPDESLFSSTELGLDEESPAVAEPTPAVSEASAPEKPRPGLRSAPDPEHVLVITVVGRNRQLLPGPALHKIVTACGMEWGEMSIYHRSETDAPDAAVQFSMTNAVAPGTFDPEHLEQLQTPAVSFFMSMSEPDDPMNAYECMLATAETLAKHLDGDLLDEDRSVMRPQTKEHYRERIREFEMHNRTRRVH; from the coding sequence ATGGATATCAGTCTGCGCGAATGGCTCATCATCGGCGGTATACTGATCGTGGTACTGATTCTGATTGACGGCTGGCGCCGTGTGAGTGCCAACCGCAACCGTTTGCGTCTGGAAATTGACCGTACTCTTTCGGAGTTGGGTGAGGCAGAACCGTCGCAGCACAACCCTGAACTACCTAACGGTGGTGCACGGCGGCGCAGTCAGGAATCCGTACGAGAAACCCCGACACAAAAGCCAGCCGCAGCAAAGCCTGAACGAGCCGCAACAACACCGCCACAGCCAGTGCGGCGTGAGCCGGTATTCAATGAATCGATCACTTCCAAACCCGCGAAGCAGCCATCGAATGCCACGGCGGTACAGGCAGAGCTTAGCGAGATGGACCCGCTGTTTGATGATATTCCTGCCGATACCGAGACGGGCCGTGCTCGTCCGGTTCGGAACAGAAAGAAATCAACAGCAGAAAACGATTCAACACCAGCGCCGGTACAACAGACGATTGACGATGATCCTGAGCTGCTGCGCGCCGTCGAACAGGGTGAACTGCAGGGCGGTTCACTTGACTTCAATACCGATACCGCGCACGAAGAGAGTCAGATCAGTACCAGCCTGAATGACCGCATGGAGCTGGATTTTGAGCAGCCCATTCCGATCCTGTTCGACAAGGTACCCTCACCCGATGCGGCTGATCTCCCGGATGACACCCTTGCGGCCTATAAGCGCTCATTGAATGAACAGCCAGAACCTTCTCCGCGCCAGCGTATTGAGAACGATCCATTGCAAGGGCTGACGGCCACTGAGCTGCCAGCCGAACCGGACGAATCCCTGTTCAGCAGTACCGAGTTGGGTCTGGATGAAGAAAGCCCCGCTGTAGCAGAACCGACACCTGCAGTGTCTGAAGCGTCGGCTCCTGAAAAACCACGGCCCGGATTGCGCAGTGCACCCGATCCCGAGCACGTTCTGGTGATCACGGTCGTTGGCCGTAACCGTCAGCTGCTGCCGGGACCCGCTTTGCACAAGATCGTTACGGCCTGTGGCATGGAATGGGGCGAAATGTCGATTTATCATCGCAGTGAAACAGATGCGCCCGATGCTGCCGTCCAATTCAGTATGACCAACGCCGTTGCACCGGGTACCTTTGACCCAGAGCATCTGGAGCAGCTGCAAACACCTGCCGTGTCCTTCTTCATGTCCATGAGTGAACCGGATGATCCAATGAACGCTTATGAGTGCATGCTGGCGACCGCTGAAACGCTTGCCAAGCACCTCGACGGCGATCTGCTGGATGAAGACCGCTCCGTCATGCGTCCTCAAACCAAGGAACACTATCGCGAGCGCATTCGCGAGTTCGAGATGCACAACCGCACCCGGCGGGTACACTGA
- the ligA gene encoding NAD-dependent DNA ligase LigA, whose product MTLPESVVTRAEQLRTEIEQHSYRYYVLDEPSVPDAEYDRLFNELKALEAEYPELVSEDSPTQRVGKKPDSGFAEVRHEQPMLSLDNAFSDDEMATFVRRARERLGLSADAPLAIVSEPKLDGLAVSLLYEQGRLVRAATRGDGYTGEDITLNVRTLPSVPLRLLGEGWPRLLEVRGEIYMPRAGFERLNEQARDAGEKTFVNPRNAAAGSLRQLDPAVTARRPLEFCCYSTGVVADGELPGSHIERLQQLNRWGLKINPEMRRVDGLEGCRESYRSLADKRDQLPYDIDGIVFKLDRLDQQEALGYVARAPRWAIAHKFPAQEEITRLKAVEFQVGRTGAITPVARLEPVFVGGVTVSNATLHNMDEIARLDVHAGDWVTVRRAGDVIPQIVQVLKERRDGTEQNISIPSSCPVCGSDVERTRLIKRGKGREQVSEGSIYRCVGRLSCRAQLTQALIHFVSRKAMDIDGLGEKNIEQLVERGLIKSPADLYRLRVEDLLELDGFAQVSAEKLYSAIASSRRVELARFIYALGIPEVGEGTARTLALQLGSLARLRQALPLLLTWLPDIGLEVGHEIHNFMQDEHNCQVMDALLAQGIELQQEADIAAALQGAISLPMLLQRLDIPGVAKTGATALADHFRSLEPLLQADAEALESVAKLSKKARSGLLQKLAEPDWCEQARALEQQLKAFGMHWQCEGPSDTGSTQPLAGQTWVLTGTLETMTRDEAKDRLLALGAKVSGSVSGKTQCVVAGPGAGSKLNKATELGIEVLDEDAFMNQLQAWEKA is encoded by the coding sequence ATGACCCTGCCTGAATCCGTCGTGACCCGTGCCGAGCAGTTACGCACCGAGATCGAACAACACAGTTACCGTTATTACGTGCTGGACGAGCCGAGTGTTCCGGATGCGGAATATGATCGGCTTTTCAATGAACTCAAGGCGCTGGAAGCGGAATATCCAGAGCTTGTGAGTGAAGATTCACCAACGCAGCGAGTCGGTAAAAAGCCGGACTCAGGTTTTGCCGAAGTGCGTCATGAACAGCCCATGCTGTCTCTGGACAACGCCTTCAGTGATGACGAGATGGCTACCTTTGTTCGCCGCGCACGTGAGCGTCTGGGGCTGAGCGCTGATGCGCCGCTGGCCATTGTCAGTGAACCGAAGCTGGATGGCCTGGCGGTCAGCTTGCTGTACGAGCAGGGCCGATTGGTGCGTGCTGCAACCCGGGGCGATGGTTATACAGGTGAGGATATCACCCTTAATGTACGCACCCTGCCCAGCGTGCCTTTGCGTTTGTTGGGCGAAGGCTGGCCACGGCTGCTGGAAGTGCGGGGCGAGATTTACATGCCCAGAGCCGGTTTTGAACGGCTCAATGAACAGGCCCGTGATGCCGGTGAAAAAACCTTCGTCAATCCGCGTAATGCCGCCGCTGGCAGCCTGCGTCAGCTGGATCCGGCGGTTACCGCCCGGCGACCGCTGGAGTTCTGCTGTTACAGTACCGGCGTGGTTGCGGACGGGGAGCTGCCGGGCAGTCACATTGAACGGCTGCAACAACTCAACCGCTGGGGACTTAAAATCAATCCGGAAATGCGGCGTGTTGATGGGTTGGAGGGGTGTCGGGAAAGCTACCGCTCACTGGCGGATAAGCGTGATCAGTTGCCCTACGACATTGACGGCATTGTATTCAAACTGGACCGGCTTGATCAGCAGGAAGCGCTGGGCTATGTCGCCCGCGCACCGCGCTGGGCCATTGCGCACAAGTTCCCGGCTCAGGAAGAGATTACACGCCTCAAGGCGGTTGAGTTTCAGGTTGGCAGAACCGGAGCAATCACACCGGTGGCCAGGCTGGAGCCGGTCTTTGTGGGCGGAGTCACCGTCAGCAACGCGACCCTGCATAACATGGATGAAATCGCCCGACTTGATGTGCATGCCGGTGACTGGGTCACGGTACGCCGTGCCGGTGATGTCATTCCGCAAATCGTACAGGTATTGAAGGAGCGTCGCGATGGCACTGAACAAAACATCAGCATCCCTTCATCCTGTCCGGTATGTGGATCGGATGTGGAGCGTACTCGGCTGATCAAGCGAGGCAAGGGACGGGAACAGGTCAGTGAAGGCTCAATCTACCGCTGTGTCGGTCGACTCTCGTGCCGTGCCCAGCTGACCCAGGCCCTGATCCATTTTGTCTCGCGCAAGGCGATGGACATAGATGGGCTGGGCGAAAAGAATATTGAACAGCTGGTTGAGCGTGGCCTGATAAAGTCTCCGGCTGATCTGTATCGACTACGGGTGGAAGACCTGCTCGAACTCGACGGTTTCGCACAGGTGTCAGCTGAAAAACTGTACAGCGCCATTGCGTCCAGCCGCCGCGTGGAGCTGGCCCGCTTTATCTACGCGCTTGGCATTCCGGAAGTGGGGGAAGGCACGGCGCGCACGCTGGCGCTGCAGCTGGGGTCTCTTGCGCGGTTGCGTCAGGCACTGCCGTTGCTGCTGACATGGTTGCCGGATATCGGGCTGGAAGTAGGGCATGAGATTCATAACTTCATGCAGGACGAGCATAACTGCCAAGTGATGGATGCATTACTGGCACAGGGCATTGAACTTCAGCAGGAGGCCGATATTGCAGCAGCGCTGCAGGGCGCCATCAGTCTGCCGATGTTGCTGCAGCGGCTGGACATACCGGGAGTGGCCAAAACCGGTGCTACGGCTCTGGCCGATCACTTCCGGTCACTGGAGCCTCTTCTGCAGGCAGATGCCGAGGCACTGGAATCGGTTGCCAAGCTCAGCAAAAAGGCGCGTAGCGGCCTGCTGCAGAAGTTGGCAGAGCCTGACTGGTGTGAGCAGGCAAGGGCACTGGAGCAGCAACTAAAGGCCTTTGGCATGCACTGGCAGTGCGAGGGTCCGTCTGATACCGGCTCCACACAGCCACTGGCCGGGCAGACCTGGGTACTGACTGGAACGCTCGAAACCATGACCCGAGACGAGGCCAAGGATCGCTTGCTGGCACTGGGTGCCAAGGTCAGCGGCTCCGTCTCCGGCAAGACTCAGTGTGTGGTGGCCGGTCCGGGTGCGGGTTCCAAGCTGAACAAGGCGACAGAGCTGGGCATTGAGGTACTGGACGAGGATGCATTTATGAATCAGTTACAGGCTTGGGAAAAGGCATGA
- a CDS encoding YheU family protein, giving the protein MIVPWQSLDPDTLQNLLEEFVSRDGTDYGEQELSLAQKAEQIRLKLISGEALLLFSESTGQCNIVPRERLPEFDH; this is encoded by the coding sequence ATGATTGTTCCCTGGCAGTCACTAGACCCGGATACACTGCAGAATCTGCTGGAGGAGTTTGTCAGTCGTGACGGCACCGACTATGGTGAACAGGAACTCAGTCTGGCACAGAAGGCCGAGCAGATTCGACTGAAGCTGATCAGCGGTGAGGCTCTGCTGCTGTTCAGCGAAAGCACCGGTCAGTGCAACATTGTGCCCCGTGAACGCTTGCCGGAGTTTGATCACTGA
- a CDS encoding DUF4126 domain-containing protein, translating into MEQLDQISTLIALSMGVAWASGINLYATVLMLGVLNNMGHISLPPGLEIVSDPLVLIAAGFMYCVEFFADKTPGVDTGWDALHTFIRIPAGAALAAGAVGDLSPAVGLAAALTGASVAAGSHALKAGSRVMINTSPEPVSNWVASFSEDLLVIGGLWTALNHPLWFLGGLILFILLLVWLLPKLWRGVKKVFGFLARLFGGQKDDSPSPEGDLERDACRAAAPRPGIKPQLPPD; encoded by the coding sequence ATGGAGCAACTGGATCAGATCAGTACACTGATCGCCCTTTCGATGGGGGTGGCCTGGGCCAGTGGCATCAATCTTTATGCCACGGTGCTCATGCTGGGTGTACTGAACAATATGGGCCATATCAGCCTGCCGCCGGGGCTGGAAATAGTCTCTGATCCATTGGTGCTGATTGCCGCCGGTTTCATGTACTGCGTTGAGTTTTTCGCTGACAAAACACCGGGGGTTGATACGGGCTGGGACGCCTTGCATACCTTTATTCGCATCCCTGCAGGAGCTGCTCTGGCGGCGGGAGCCGTGGGTGATCTGAGCCCAGCTGTTGGACTTGCAGCAGCCCTGACCGGCGCTTCAGTGGCCGCAGGCAGCCATGCACTCAAGGCGGGCAGTCGGGTCATGATCAACACTTCGCCCGAGCCGGTCAGCAATTGGGTCGCGTCATTCAGTGAGGACCTGCTTGTAATCGGAGGGCTTTGGACGGCCCTTAACCACCCGTTATGGTTTTTGGGTGGGCTCATACTGTTTATCCTGCTGCTGGTCTGGCTGTTGCCGAAGCTCTGGCGCGGAGTGAAAAAAGTGTTCGGGTTTCTGGCCAGACTGTTTGGGGGCCAGAAAGATGACAGCCCGAGCCCCGAAGGTGATCTGGAACGTGATGCATGCCGTGCGGCTGCACCCCGTCCAGGCATTAAGCCTCAGCTGCCTCCGGACTGA
- a CDS encoding CBS domain-containing protein — MALVIYDQGYRIQTPVESLFRPRGVEGLTQSINSAAVPGSEDQIRQQQDLEQRIQLSKERFQVPGESPGKASQKAYQDASTAGDKPKKPQGLRAAQIMTSPVLTIPPETSLRQAWALMQEQEVSHLMVVDADERALGIISIHDIMQRGTDSPVSVTQAYHRQMIVASPDTEVSSIAASFVRYPIGAIPVIDRDEKLEGIVCRTDLIRMLINDGHVESWA; from the coding sequence ATGGCACTTGTCATCTACGATCAGGGGTATCGGATCCAGACACCAGTTGAGTCTCTGTTTCGCCCCCGCGGAGTGGAAGGTCTGACTCAAAGCATCAACAGTGCTGCTGTACCGGGCTCTGAAGACCAGATTCGTCAGCAACAGGATCTTGAGCAGCGCATACAGCTATCAAAGGAGCGCTTTCAGGTTCCCGGTGAAAGTCCAGGCAAGGCTTCGCAGAAAGCCTATCAGGACGCCAGCACCGCCGGTGACAAGCCCAAAAAGCCGCAAGGGCTGCGGGCGGCCCAGATCATGACCAGCCCCGTGCTCACCATTCCGCCGGAAACCAGTCTGCGTCAGGCCTGGGCCTTGATGCAGGAGCAGGAAGTTTCGCATCTGATGGTGGTAGATGCTGACGAACGGGCATTGGGCATTATCTCCATACACGACATCATGCAACGTGGCACTGACTCACCGGTCAGTGTCACTCAGGCCTATCATCGCCAAATGATAGTAGCTTCGCCCGACACTGAAGTTTCCAGCATTGCCGCCAGCTTTGTGCGTTACCCCATCGGCGCAATTCCGGTGATAGACCGCGACGAGAAGCTGGAAGGCATTGTGTGTCGCACCGATCTGATCAGAATGCTGATCAATGATGGTCACGTAGAGAGCTGGGCCTGA